ATACACAAGTGTCACCGGCTCAACGTAAATCTATGATTTTATGATGTGACGGCACTTTTTGGTACGCGTGACGAAGCTCGTAAAAACAGATACTTACGGACTTCTGTATAAGGTGGAGCGCTGGAGCGTGGGAGCGAGAAGAAAGGAAGGACCCGCCCCCCCGCGCAGATTGCCCCTCTTAATTGATCGGAGTTTCAACATGCTGCACGATGTGACGGCGGCAACCCATCAGGGTGGTTACCTCATTGAAATCGAGTTCGACGATGGCAGTCGAGGCATTGCCGACTTCTCCACGTATCTAACGCGGGGCGGCGTCTTTGAGCGCCTCAAGGACCCCGCGTATTTCCGCCAATTCACGGTTGATCAAGAGGCCGGCACCCTGGTCTGGGGCGATGAACTGGACATCGCCCCGGAGAGTCTTTACGCCCAGGCCACCGGGAAAGGGCTTCCGGCCTGGATGGCGTCGGATGAAGAAGCGGCAGCGAATCTTCGCTATGCCGTTCAACAATAGGGCGCAGCATGAACAGTTTACCGCAATGTCCGGCCTGCGGCTCGGAACACACCTACGAAGACGGGAACAGGTATGTCTGTCCGGAATGCGCGCATGAGTGGTCGAGGGATGCGCTACTGCAAGACCCTGACCAAGGGCTGGTGGTGAATGATGCCTTTGGGAACGCGCTGGCCGACGGAGACAGCGTGACGGTGATCAAGGACCTGAAGGTCAAGGGCACCTCAGCGGTCGTCAAGGTCGGGACCAAAGTCAGGGGTATCCGCCTCGTCGATGGCGATCACAATATCGACTGCAAGATCGATGGGATCGGTGCCATGCAGTTGAAATCCGAATTCGTGAAAAAGGCCTGACCGCCGCTTTCTTTGCGTCTTTGTGTCTCCGTGAGATAAACTCTTTTTCGGCGATCGGGATGAACGCAGTTCCCGAAGCCCGCAACAGTCCTGCCGGAGGCCCCATGTCCCTACCAGTCCCACTGCCGCCCGAAGTCCTCCTGCCCTACCGCGAGCAATTGCGCTGCAACTTCCCGCAACTCGATCAGGTCTTTCCCGACCTGATGGCCGAGGCGCAGACCCTGTTGAGTGCGGCGGGGATCAGGGACTATCTGGACGGGGCCTCGCTGATCTGCCGCATCGGACGGGGTTTCGAGCCGGTCCTGGTCTATCTGGAGGAACTGCCGCACGTCGCCGCCACGCTCGGCGAGCAGACCCTGGGCCTCGTTTCCCAGACCGTGTGGAAGATGTCGCGCAGTCCCAACGGCAAGGCGATCCTGCCCTTCCTGCAGAGCATCGCGGAGGCGTCGCGGCGCCTGGGCAGTGCCGAGTTGCTGGGCCGCTACATCGACCTGATTCTGGATTTCATGGAGCGCACCACCGGCTCGATCCACGGGTTCCACACCACCATCCCCAGTCCCGGCCTGCCCGATCTGCTGGAGCGCGTCCCGTTTCTCCTGGGCCAACTCACCTGCCAGGGACTGAGCAATTGGATCGAGTATGGCTTGCGTCACTATTCCGACCACCCCG
The DNA window shown above is from Candidatus Thiodictyon syntrophicum and carries:
- a CDS encoding DUF2442 domain-containing protein, with amino-acid sequence MLHDVTAATHQGGYLIEIEFDDGSRGIADFSTYLTRGGVFERLKDPAYFRQFTVDQEAGTLVWGDELDIAPESLYAQATGKGLPAWMASDEEAAANLRYAVQQ
- a CDS encoding zinc ribbon domain-containing protein YjdM; the protein is MNSLPQCPACGSEHTYEDGNRYVCPECAHEWSRDALLQDPDQGLVVNDAFGNALADGDSVTVIKDLKVKGTSAVVKVGTKVRGIRLVDGDHNIDCKIDGIGAMQLKSEFVKKA